The genomic stretch GAACCATCGCCGCGTACCTGAGCCCCTCACCGGTTTCCGGCAAGCGCTCGTAGTCCTTCGCCAGGCGAAGGTACGCTCCACTACACCGTCTCGAAATGTCTCGGAATGACTCTGAAGTTACAAAAGCCTCGGAAGGTCTTGATTTGCTCGAGCGTCAATTCCTGCCCTTCCGGCAACCGATATGTGCGGATATTCGCATTGAGGCGCGGCGCCACCTCGACGGTACAGCGCAACGTCTGTTTGACCCACTCGACCCACGTCCCTTTGTACCCACCATCGACGAACAGATGTGACAAGGGAGCGAACAGTGGCCTGGCAAGCGGGAGTAGGAGCTCACCGTCGAGTCGGTCCGTGACCTTCGCCGCCAAGATCTTGACTTTCACGAGCAGACCTTGCATGTCAACCAGCATGTGGCGCTTGTGGCCCTTGATCTTTTTGCCTCCGTCATAGCCCTTCACACAGCCCTGCTCAG from Deinococcus yavapaiensis KR-236 encodes the following:
- a CDS encoding transposase gives rise to the protein MWEALNAHLRERVRVVAGRLAQPSAGVVDRQTVKTTEQGCVKGYDGGKKIKGHKRHMLVDMQGLLVKVKILAAKVTDRLDGELLLPLARPLFAPLSHLFVDGGYKGTWVEWVKQTLRCTVEVAPRLNANIRTYRLPEGQELTLEQIKTFRGFCNFRVIPRHFETV